A window of Cellulomonas sp. SLBN-39 genomic DNA:
AGCGGCGAGACGCCCGTGCCGAAGTCGTCGAGGAGGATCGGCACGCCCGCCGCGGACAGCTGGGTGAGCTCGTGCCGGATGCGCGTGCCCGACGCCACCAGCGACGACTCGGTGAGCTCGACGACCAGGCGCCCCGCGGTGACGCGGTGCCGGGACAGCTCCTGCAGCAGGCGGGTGGCGAACTCGCCGTCGCCGAGCTGGTCGGCCGACACGTTGACCGAGACCCACCGACCGGTGTCCTCGGTGCGGGCGAGGAACTCCACGACCTGCATCACCACGAGCTGGCCGAGCGCGACGGCGACCCCCGCCTCCTGGAGGTGCGGCAGGAACGCACCGGGCAGCAGGAGCCCCCGCTGCGGGTGCTGCCAGCGCACGAGCGCCTCGTACCCGACCACGTGCACGTCGGACAGGTCGACGATCGGCTGGTAGTGCACGACGAGCTCGCCCTGCGCGACCGCCTGCTGGAGCTCGCGCTGCAGGGTCGTCGCGGTCGCGAGCTCCATCGACGCGTCGTAGACCTCCGTGCGCCCCCGCCCGGCGGCCTTGGCCCGGTACAGCGCGGCGTCCGCGGCCGCCAGCAGGGTCGGGGCCCCGGCCTCGACGAGGTGCGCCTCGGCGAGCGCGATCCCGACGCTCGCGCCGACGCCCATGCGCCGGCGGCCGACGCGCAGCGGCTCGCGCAGGCCCGTGTGGATCTCCGAGGCGACCTCGAACACCGCCTTGACGGCGTCGGCGTCCTGCACCACGACGACGAACTCGTCGCCCCCGAGCCGGGCGACGGTGCCGGCGCCGCCGGTGGCGGCGCGCAGCACGCCGGCGACGTGCACGAGGACCTCGTCGCCGGCCGGGTGCCCGTACCGGTCGTTGACCTCCTTGAACCCGTCGAGGTCGCACGCGAGCACCGCGATCCGGTCCTGCGCCCCGGGCTGCTCCAGCGCCGACTGCAGGACCTCCTGCAGCAGGGTCCGGTTGGCCAGGCCCGTCAGCGGGTCGTGCATGGCCCGGTGCGTGAGCATCTCGGCCTGCAGCCGTGACTCGGTGGCGTCGCGCACCTGGACGACGAAGTGGTCCGGGCGTCCCTCCGGCCCGCGGACGAGCGCGGCGTCGAGCACCACCCAGACGAGGTGCCCGTCGGCCCGGCGGCAGCGCATCTCCAGGGAGAACCGGTGCTGCCCGCCACCGAGCAGCCGGTCCATCTCCATGCGCTGCTGGGCGCGGTCCTCGGGGGCGGCGAGCTCGTCGAGGCGGAACCCCCGCAGCCCCGCGACGTGCGTGCCGAGCAGGTCCGCGAGCGCCGCGTTGGCCTCGGTGATCTGCCAGTCCAGGTCGACCAGGGCCATCCCGATGGGGGCGTTCTCCATCGCCACCCGGAACTGCGTCTCGCTGCGGGACAGCGCGACCTCCGCCTCGTGCCGGACGGTGACGTCGACCAGGGTGGTGAGGACCGCGGGCCGGGTGCCGTCCGCCGCGGGCACGGGCCGGGCGGCGACCTGGACGACCCGCGGGCGGGTGCCGGGCACGGGGGCGAGCACGCCGACGACGAGGGGCTCGCCGCCCGGGCGTGCGCCGCGCTGCGCACCGAGAACCGCGGCCGGGTGCATCGCCAGGCCGTGC
This region includes:
- a CDS encoding bifunctional diguanylate cyclase/phosphodiesterase, translating into MSADLVAPVGAVSAVIAAVAVVALVTVLVLLDRARRQARRNVDLLRHALELRQRYDALQAVTREGVLVQSEDGLVLDISARAAAILGVDAGDAVGRRVADLAVPFVDEHGLAMHPAAVLGAQRGARPGGEPLVVGVLAPVPGTRPRVVQVAARPVPAADGTRPAVLTTLVDVTVRHEAEVALSRSETQFRVAMENAPIGMALVDLDWQITEANAALADLLGTHVAGLRGFRLDELAAPEDRAQQRMEMDRLLGGGQHRFSLEMRCRRADGHLVWVVLDAALVRGPEGRPDHFVVQVRDATESRLQAEMLTHRAMHDPLTGLANRTLLQEVLQSALEQPGAQDRIAVLACDLDGFKEVNDRYGHPAGDEVLVHVAGVLRAATGGAGTVARLGGDEFVVVVQDADAVKAVFEVASEIHTGLREPLRVGRRRMGVGASVGIALAEAHLVEAGAPTLLAAADAALYRAKAAGRGRTEVYDASMELATATTLQRELQQAVAQGELVVHYQPIVDLSDVHVVGYEALVRWQHPQRGLLLPGAFLPHLQEAGVAVALGQLVVMQVVEFLARTEDTGRWVSVNVSADQLGDGEFATRLLQELSRHRVTAGRLVVELTESSLVASGTRIRHELTQLSAAGVPILLDDFGTGVSPLQYLRDLPVAGVKLDMSFTSGIPHDPTAGRVVRALGALARELAMVTIAEGIEHEEQAEFLRHNGWRYGQGWLFGAAQEVPSER